The Streptomyces sp. Alt3 genome has a segment encoding these proteins:
- a CDS encoding sensor histidine kinase — MAASPAPMKAPPKPTWEPKAQESPYPWLRPTIRIRLTLLYGGMFLIAGILLLSIIYMLAAQALHDAGGLEFQVKGTSVQISSDMCPQLSSALNNTQLNEMIKDCTAAQRQHALDSLLNRALLALVGLSIIAFAFGYAMAGRVLSPLGRITRTARRVAGTDLTRRIELDGPDDELKELADTFDEMLDRLERAFTAQQRFVGNASHELRTPLAINRTLLEVHLSDPGAPPELQQLGKTLLATNERSEQLVEGLLLLARSDNQIVERKPVDLAEVADRAIDQARSEAADKGVQILGERASAVVQGNGVLLERIALNLVQNAVRYNVAEDGWVEVTTELQHGQALLVVSNTGPVVPAYEIDNLFEPFRRLRTERTGSDKGVGLGLSIARSVARAHGGRIIAEPREGGGLVMRVTLPV, encoded by the coding sequence ATGGCAGCCTCCCCGGCGCCCATGAAGGCACCACCGAAACCGACCTGGGAACCCAAGGCGCAGGAGTCCCCGTACCCCTGGCTGCGCCCGACCATCCGGATACGGCTCACGCTGCTGTACGGCGGCATGTTCCTGATCGCGGGCATCCTGCTGCTGTCGATCATCTACATGCTGGCCGCGCAGGCGCTGCACGACGCGGGCGGGCTGGAGTTCCAGGTCAAGGGCACGAGCGTGCAGATCTCCAGCGACATGTGCCCTCAGCTGTCCTCGGCGCTGAACAACACCCAGCTCAACGAGATGATCAAGGACTGCACCGCGGCGCAGCGGCAGCACGCCCTCGACAGCCTTCTGAACAGGGCGCTCCTGGCCCTCGTGGGCCTCAGCATCATCGCCTTCGCCTTCGGCTACGCCATGGCCGGACGTGTGCTCTCGCCCCTGGGCAGGATCACCCGCACCGCCCGCAGGGTGGCCGGGACCGACCTGACCCGGCGGATCGAGCTGGACGGGCCGGACGACGAGCTCAAGGAGCTCGCGGACACCTTCGACGAGATGCTGGACCGGCTGGAGCGGGCCTTCACGGCCCAGCAGCGGTTCGTGGGCAACGCCTCGCACGAACTGCGCACGCCCCTGGCGATCAACCGCACCCTGCTGGAGGTGCATCTCTCCGACCCCGGGGCCCCGCCGGAGCTCCAGCAGCTGGGCAAGACGCTCCTGGCGACGAACGAGCGCAGCGAGCAGCTCGTGGAGGGCCTGCTCCTGCTCGCCCGCAGCGACAACCAGATCGTGGAGCGGAAACCCGTCGATCTCGCCGAGGTCGCGGACCGCGCCATCGACCAGGCCAGGTCGGAGGCGGCGGACAAGGGCGTGCAGATCCTCGGGGAGCGCGCTTCCGCGGTCGTCCAGGGCAACGGAGTGCTCCTGGAGCGCATCGCGCTCAACCTCGTACAGAACGCCGTGCGCTACAACGTGGCGGAGGACGGCTGGGTCGAGGTCACCACCGAGCTCCAGCACGGGCAGGCGCTCCTGGTGGTGTCCAACACCGGCCCCGTGGTGCCGGCGTACGAGATCGACAACCTCTTCGAGCCGTTCAGGAGGCTGCGGACGGAGCGTACCGGCAGCGACAAGGGCGTGGGGCTCGGCCTGTCGATCGCGCGATCCGTCGCGCGGGCGCACGGAGGCCGTATCATCGCGGAGCCTCGTGAGGGTGGTGGTCTCGTGATGCGCGTCACCCTTCCGGTCTGA